GCATGAAATTTTGGTGCTTCTCTTATCTTCCTGAACTTCTTATCATCCTTCTCGTATTTTTCCACCTCATTCTAGATGGTTTAGGATTTTCATGATCAAGATAGTTTGTGCCTTTTGACGTGTCTTTCAAATGCTAGTACATCTTTTACGAAATTCTCCACGTTGAAAACAATATTCTTGAATAGAATAGAAAAATAAGAGTTGGCCTAAGCACAAATGCTTGATTACTTGTATAAACTTCTGTAACCTGCAAGCCCCAACCACAATATAGATTCATATGAATAGTTGCGGCAGCCTCGGACTGGACTCCGGTGCCCTTTGCTCCTTGGCGGCGTCAAGGAACCCACGTACAGGTATGAATGTCTCGCTGTCGGCGGCCATGGCGATGAACTGCCGCCGGTTGTCACCATCGAATAGGTTCCAGTTCATGTGCATGTACTGAATGCGCACGCATAGCCTAGTGGCTTCAGTGGTGGTCGCCTGCACGAATACATGCATATACATGAACGCTAGTAGCCCAGTGGCTTCCGCCGTGGAGGCACCTGCACGAACACATGCATGCTGGTCGTACTTTTCCAGCGCTTTGTCGCCGGTAAGCTCCATGCGCTCCACATGTCATGGTGCTCCTCCTTGCTCGCATGCATTTTTTGTGTATCGAGCCCACAGATCCTTCCTTTAATTACTTTCATTATATGCAATCCTTCTTTAATTAGCGCCCATCCGCCCAAACATGAGGAGGCTACTCGTTTTGACCATCTGTTTGTTGATTTCTAAGGTGCTTGGTATATTAATCGACGCGAACTGGTTAACAAAAGCAGTGTGGGACAATTAAACATCAAATGTGATTAGCTTAGCTGGTTCTTGCATCTTGAATTCTAGGGGAGGTCTTGGGTTCGATTCCTATTGTGTATCTATTTTTTCGCGGTACAGTAGAAAGTCCACTCCCGTGTCTATCAGTCTAGATTATTATTTTTGGGCTCTAGGAAAGCCCATCCACAAGGCTGCCAGGCCCATGACGGACTGTTACATACGAAACTTCAGCCTGCGATATTTTCTGCGATCGTACGACACAaaaattagtaccacctcggatagtAAAAAAAGCTTACAAAAATAGAGGTGAACAATTAAAAAAATCGGTCCACTCCCGTGTCTATCAGTCTAGATTATTATTTTTGGGCTCTAGGAAAGCCCATCCGCAAGGCTGCCAGGCCCATGACGGACTGTCACATACGAAACTTCAGCCTGCGATATTTCCTGCGATCGTACGACACAaaaattagtaccacctcggatagtaaaaaaaatcttacaAAAATAGAGGTGAACGGATTAAAAAATCGGTGAAACGCACCTTAcattattagtaggtatagatctATCTCTATCACATCTCACTTTTGCATGTGaccttgaagggattgacaactcctttatcacgttgggtgcaagtgtttgattttttctgcaggtattggtgatttgtgcgttgtctcctactggattgatacctttatgttctaactgagggaaatacttatctctactttgttgcatcaccatttcctctttaagggaaaaaccaacgcaagctcaagaagtagcacgaATTTGCGCACCTTTGGAACCAAGGTCAATCCGACTAAGTGTACATTTGGTGTACCAGCAGGCAAATTAGTCGGTTTCCTCGTTTCTGAATGTGGGATCGATGCTAATCCTGGGAAGATCGGGGCCATCGTCCGAATGAAGCGACCAGAATGTCTCCACGGTGTACAGTGCCTCACGGGTTGCCTGGTTGCCCTGAGCAGATTCATCTCAAGACTCGGTGAAAAAGCCATGTTGATTTACCGATTTATGAAGAAGTCAGACAGGTTCCAATGGACTCTCAGAGCGCAGGCTGCGTTCCAGGAACTTAAAGCCCtactttccacccagccggtgctagTTGCTACGAGCAGAAAAGAGCCTTTCCTCCAATACATCGCAACCACAGGCCGAGTGGTTAGCACGGTTCTCACCGTGGAATAGGAAGAACAAGGCAAAACCTTCAAGCTCCAACGACCAGTCTAGTACATCTCCGAAGTCATGACCCCTTCCAAGAAAAGGTATCCGCACTATCAGAAGCTAGTATATGAAATCTACCTAACTGCAAAGAAGGTGGCACACTACTTCCAAGAACACTCAGTCACGGTGATAAGTGACACCCCTCTGTCGGAGATCATGAGTAACAGAGATGCCACGGTCCAAGTGGCAAAGTGGGTCATCGAGCTCCTTCCACTTGACATCAAGTTTGAAGCCAAGAaagccatcaagtcacaagcccTGGTAGAGTTCCTCGCCGAATGGATTGAGCAAGAGCAACCCGTCCTGAGTGTTCCCGAACACTGGGCGATGTTCTTTGATAGCTCCAAGATGCTTCATGGCTTCGGAGCCGGAGTGGTCTTCGTGTCTCCTAAAGGCAACCAAATAAGTTATGTGCTTCAGATTCACTTTGACTCCTCCAATAACGGAGCCGAATACGAAGCTCTCCTATATGGGCTGCGAATGCCAATTTCTCTAGGAATTTGTCGACTGATGGTCTATGGCGACTTGGACCTAGTAGTCAACAAAGTCATGAAAGAGTGGGATATCCGCAGTCCCGCGATGATGGGTTACTGCAACACCGTCAGAAAGATGCAGAAGCACTTTGAAGGGTTGGAACTCCATCACGTGTCACGCCTCAAGAACCAAGCAACTGTGCTTTGGCCCAGATGGGTTCAACCCGGAAGACAGTGCCAAAAATGTGTTCCTGGAACACCTGCACTCGCCCACAATCAAGGAAGATCCTTTTGTGGAAGAGCCCCTGCAACAAGTCGGTCCTTCCAATCCGACTGTAGTAGACATCCCTGCGGTAATCGACCTAGTCGAAGAGATCCTTGTTATCACTCCCAAGTGGATTGAACCATACCTGGCTTACCTGCTCCGGCAGGAGCTCCCAGAAGATGAAGCTGAAGCTCGCCAGATGGTCCGTCGACCTAAGGCATTCACCGTCATGGGGGACCAATTGTACAAGAAAAGCACCACCGGAGTTACTCAGCGATGCATATCACCAGAGGAAGGGCCAAAAATTCTGCAGGAGATTCACTCCGGGACATGTGGGCATCACGCATCCTCTCGGACCCTGGTCGCCAAAGCATTCAGGGCTATGTTCTATTGGCACCGAGCCAATGAAGTAGCCCGAGATATAGTGGATCAATGCGTCGGGTGCCAGTTTTACGTGAATCAATCGCACAAGTCGGCATCCTCTCTGAAGACTATTCCCCTTACTTGGCCATTCGTCGTCTGGGGACTAGATATGGTCGGCACTCTTCGGATTGGGGAAAGTGGTTTCACGCACCTGTtggtggcagtcgacaagtttaccaagtggatcgaggccAAGCCAATAAAGAAGTTAGACTCAGCCACTGCCATTCAGTTCATCACAGAGATAATCTTCATATTCGGAGTCCCTCACAGCATCACCACTGACAACGGGTCTAACTTCGACTCGGACGAGTTCCATGAGTTTTGCTACacccaaggcactcgggtcgatTACGCCTCTGTGGTGCACCCGTAGTCGAATGCGGAAGCCGAGCGAGCGAATGGACTCATACTCCAAGGATTGAAATCTCGCCTCATGCGCGACCTAACTCACGCGGCAGGGGCCTAGTTGACCGACCTACCATTAGTCCTTTGAGGCCTGCGGACAACCCCGAATCGATCCACCAATCGCACCccgttcttcatggtgtacgggtCAGAAGCAGTTTTACCGAGTGACTCGCTCCACAATTCTCCCCAAGTGGATCTTTACTCGGAGGCCAAAGCTGAAGAGGCAAGGCAGGATGGCCTCGACCTCAAGGACGAGGAGTGTGAGCTAGCACTTATAAGATCAACATTGTACCAACAAGATTTGCGTTGCTACCACGATAGGCACGTCAGAGGGCATGCCTTCCAGGAAGGAGACCCGGTCCTCCGAGTGGATCAGTAGAAGCCTCACAAGCTGGCGACCCCTTGGGAGGGCCACTCGCCATATCGAAGGTCCTACACTTACAGACTCTACAACTTCGCCAAAGAATCAGAAGAGCTCAGAGCTTGGAACGCGGATGTGCTCCGCAAATTTTACACTTAAAATAAAACTTCTCCTTTGTAATAGTTAGTCCAAATGAACTTAGATGAATAAAAGTCTTGCTTTTCCCATATATCATCTAGTTCGACCTAGGGTCACATTTCACTTAGGTGACTAACTGCATTCGAAAACTAACACACCTCGAGTAGGTGAAGAGAGGAGAAGGCCTAGCCGCAAATCagctttcgcctaagttaaaaaaacaaTCCGAGTGAGGATCTACTCCACACTCGGGGGCTAAGTTGCAGACTAgatttcgcctaagttaaaaaacaaTCCGAGTGAGGATCTGctccacactcgggggcttagctgcgaaccagcTTTCTCCTAAGTTAAAAAACAATCTGAGTGAGGATCTTCTCcacactcaggggcttagctgttAACTAGCTTTCGCCTAACATTCCGAGTGAGGATCCACTCCACACACGAGGGCTTAGCTGCAAACCAGTTTTCGCCTAGGTTAAAATACAATCCGAGTGAGGATTTGctccacactcgggggcttagctacgaaccagctttcgcctaagttaaaaatacAATCCGAATGAGGATTTTCTCCatagtcgggggcttagctgcgaaccagctttcgcctaagttaaaaaacaaTCTAAGTGAGGATCTGCTCAACGACCGGGGCTTAGCTACGAACCAGCTTTTTCCTAAGTTAAAAAACAATCCAAGTGAGTATCTGCTCcacactcggggcttagctgttAACCAGCTTTCGCCTAACAATCCGAGTGAGGATCCGCTCCACACTTGGGGGCTTAGTTGCAAACCAGTTTTCGTCTAAGTTAAAATACAATCCGAGTGAGGATTTGCTCcacactcgagggcttagctatgaaccagctttcgcctaagttaaaaatacGATCCGAGTGAGGATTTTctccacactcgggggcttagctgcgaaccatCTTTCGCCTAGGTTAAAAATGCAATCCGAGTGGGGATCTGCTCcacactcggaggcttagccgtGAACCAGCTTGCGCCGaagcaaaacaaaacaagaaGCAGATAGAGACTTAAAGGTTCTCAAATCAAAGATTCGATACATCCGAATGTTTCAAAAGAATAGCGATCCTAGAGCGCGGCGAAGTATCTGATCACATTAACCACCCGGCATTCCGGGGAAAATTTAATCAAGTGTTTTAAGCGTCGGGCCGAGGACTGGCTGTATCAACGAAGATCTCAAGTCGATCCCGTCATTGATGCGTGTGGCGACTTTTGCGAAgctcttcatgaaatcctcaaactTGAGGTTCTTCTTGTTCATCACTCGGAGGCCCTTCAGCTTCTGCTCGTCCACGTTCTCGCAATGAATAGGGACGACCTGCAATGCCACATTGGCACCACTTCGAGCAGCTGTCGGGGAAAACAAACAGGGGCATGCGTTTTCCCCTGACTCGTGCACGGACAAGCCAAGGCCGAGCCAAGATATACAAGAACCAAGAGATTCGAAGAACCAGCCTACAGATCAACGGAACCAAGATCGAGCCAAAGAAGCAGAATATCGACAAGAGAAGGGTCTCCCTTGCGGGGCAGGCGAGCCcagcaaggggcgaggccaccaccagaagaAACCAACCGAAGCACCCCGGCAGGGTCTGCTGGGGCTCACGGAGGCAGAGCCACCTTACCATCCACTCAAGCATGACCCAcatcgtcaatcagtgcggtgtcaagctgcAAAGTGATCAAGTGGTAGCCATTTCCTACAAGAGAAACCcgcagatgacacccgtcctgcgatgtGTCACGAGAACAGGCGCAGAGTAGGCGAGATAGCctggcaagccttgccgggcaaccaatgATGTGACACTaacggtgcatttaatgcgcctagtcagcctgcagagttaggtatgatagtactgtttgctatcatatcagtgcataatgactactttgccattgtggtgaccccttgatctataaaaggaggctcaTGGCAACCCTAGAAGGGGTTAGAAGTTTGGATAACTCACAgccccatacgcgcgtagtcgctgctgCCCCAAGGCAACCCCTACCGGGCAAGTGGACTACGCTCCACCAGCACCTTtcccaccatcaatccaccaaagcaggagtagggttttacgcctcacggcagcccgaacctgggtaaatcgcCTGTGTGATCTCTACCGTGCTGCCCCatgcccctctgctctttgtgcaatgcgtcggccccctgccgaaccagcaagggacctcctggtcccataggtggccgtggtttcccgcgaTATCTTTGGTGTGCTAGGTAGGGGGCTCGCTTGTGCGAATCCGAAGGCGTGCGCAGTGTGTCATTTTCACCACCATCGTCATCTTCGAGGACGCCATCGACCGTGGCACCCCCAAAGACACAGGAGCGAAGTGGGGCCATCCCCGCTCCATTGTTGTTGATCTCCACGCCTCGCCGTAGCCACGACCACGGCGAAAATTTCCACGGATGGCGATCGATCCTCCCCGGCGGCCCATTCGACGCGCCCGCCACCCGGGCACCGCTCGAAGAAGGGACACGAGGCGTGCAGGCACGAGCTCGCTTCTTCCCGTCCCTCCCTCTCATCAGCAGTCGAACCGCTCTAGCCTCAGCGTCATCGACGTCAACGATAACCGCGCGGTGCTCGGTCCAGTATTTCCCCCATGAGGGTAATACTGAGCAAAGTGCTGGGATGAGTCCGTCGATTGATGCCCCGGCAAGCATATTTCGGCAAGGCTGCCTGTGTCGGCACGACCCACGCAATGACAACCACTTCACTGACTCAAGGGGAGAGGAGCGAAGGGGAAGAGGAACCAGAGGAGCCCGACGCTACTCCCCGATGGCCGTCGGCCGCAAGAAACGCATATCGGTCCCTGCCGGGAACGAAGAAACAACCTGATTGACTTCTGCTCCTCCAAGTGCCGCGGGCGCACCAGGCGCGCGTGGTCCCAGGTTGACGCCTTTTACATATTTGCAGTCGTTTATCCCTAAACCCTAGTCAGTGTTCGTATCGTGAGAGCCCTCCTGCGATGGAACCTTGGTCAGTTTCTTTGATCGCACCGTCGTCCAGTCCAGAGCCATGCTCGCAGGTCGAGTGGCTGCGTCGAGAGCTACCAAGGAAAAACCTGCAGAGACGCATCCATGCCAAGATGACTGTTAAGGGCCAGGCCATTATGAAAATCACAGCAATATGATATCGGTAGGCATCCAGAGCATACACAGGAATTGATCATACGAACACAAGAGTACAGGGTTCAAAGGGATAAACACGCATTTAAATATCTAGCTAGAAATATCAGTTTCGCACAAACACTAGAGATAGCATAACTAAACGCAAAATATATATCATGTTCCATTACAGGGCCTTGTGGAAACGAAAGTGGCCCGATACTTGGTCCGATGACAAGGAGGAACAGCTTAAACGCGAAGAACCATGTCGGCGCGGGGAGCAGCCTTCTTTTCGGCAGCTGCGATGTCAGCGTCCGCTGGGGGCTTCTTGAATCCATCGTCGAGGTCGAGCTCTGGGTGGCGGCAGGCGATATTGCTCAAGACCATGAAGAGGGTGTTGCGGGCAAGCTTCCGAGACTCGATCGCGAAGCGCTCGGCCCTCCCCTCTTCATGCACCTTCAGCTTGTCGATCAGCTTGTTGAAGAAGAGCCCCAGCTTGACGCTCCAGACCTCCTGCTCGCTGGCTGAATAGACTGGGCCGTCCATACCCATCGTCGCCGCTTGGGCACCAAGGCGATTGGCGATGTCAATCAGGCTCTTGATCCAGAGGTTTCTCATGTCAACCTAGTTCGGGCAATCCACATCGCCCCTGACCCCGCCTCCCCGACACCGCCGCGACGGCCCTCGCCTCTGCCCCGAAGGCAGCCGTGCCCTCGTCGGTCGACATTGTTCGCCGTCGCCAGTGCCTCCCATCATGGCCGGACTGCCCCGTCCCCGACTCACCTTCATCGGACTCCCACAAGCCTCGCCGGCCCCCGATCCCTTGCAACAGGGGTGAGCAAGTCATTTGTGTTTTGGAAGATGGCTCTCCTCTCCCCTCCACCTGCCCTCCCATCACCCTAATGGAGATCTTCGCCGACAACTTCAATGGAGGGTCTTCTACATTGGGACTTCAACCCCGGCCTAGCGGTTGCGGATCAGGTGCGTCGACGTTTTGGCTCTACGGTTCATTTCTCCCCCGTCCATGGGACCAAGGAGTTTTTCTTGGTCGTCTACTTCTCATCGGCTTCCTTCGTTCTATCGGAAGAATCAGTTGGTTTGGCGCTCCAATGTTGCATTGGTGGTTTACCTTCGGGCTTCAATGTTCAAACCCTAAGTGATCAGCGCTTTCGTTTCTCTGTGGCTTCCAACAAAGTTGGTCATTTCATATATCACCTCAAAGATCGCATCTGGCCGGATTTCATATGCCATTTTCAGTTATTTCGAACCACGGATCATGGCGCTGCTCACATTGACAACTTTTGGCACTCTGATGAAAATGCACATGAGATTGCTATACGTTCACCTATTGCTATCAGGTCTACTCTGGATTTTTCACACCCTCATGGCCAATTGAATTCGGATTCTCTTCATGGTCTGCATGGCATCGGGCCATCTTTGCCTCGTCAAGATCTGCCGGAATCCTTCCCGCCGACGACCACCACGTCCATTCCGGCCACCAATCTTCACTTTGGTAACTTGATACAGACAGTTAATGGTCTTAATGGTCTTAATGGTAACTATGGCTCCCAATCTGCGGCCGGTCTTTCCTTTGGGGATCTTGGTCGGCTTCATCAGTTTAATGAGCCGGCGGCTATTCAGGAGAATCAGCATTTATTACCAGATAAAGTTTGTTTGGGCACAATATCTTGTGACTTGGTGAGTGACTGATCAACCCCAACTAATTTGAGATTTGAGGGTCAGTCTTTTAAGCAATCATATTGGGATTCCATCCCAACCTTCATGATCTACCACATTTTGGATCAACTTCGGTTTGGGTACTCTATTTCACATATTGCGACCATTTGGTCCCTCTCTTCCATTCCAACACTGGACTACATCTATAAGAGATTACATATTTGTGCAACTTGTGATATTGTGGGACATCTCTCTAATAATTGTCCGGGGAAACCATGTGATACTTGCTTGGAGGCGCCTTGTAAATGCACGGATATAAATCAGGGAATCCTTGGAGATACTCAAAAATGTTGAACGAACCCACCCTGAGGCTGGCCCTTCGACCATTATATCTTGCCAAACGTGCAACTCTACCAACCATTCTTATTATAATTGCCCGGGCCTCAGATGGTGCTCCTCGTGCGGCTGGCTGGCCCACTTCTCTGGAGATTGTTGGGGAGCCCAGGTCTCCCGCCTTAAATGGGCCCCTAAACAGATGCCCACGAACCTCGGTCCGATCCAGGTTCCTAAGCTGCCTTTCCAGAGTAAGGATTTCTTGCCGCCTGAAAGAATGGACAAATCAATTTTGACAGATTCTTTTCAAAATATTTCTAGCAACTTATCTCGGTCTATCCCAGTCAATATCGTTCAGCGGCATCCAATCAACTAGCGTGATTTTAATGACTCACTTGCCCCCACCCACCCCGGTCCCATAGCGGGCAGGAAAGACACCGATGCCGTCCGATGCAGATCGTGTGGTGACCCTGGCCACGTAGCAACATCTTGTTGGGTCAAGCAGAGGCAGGGCCGTCGCGTTTGGGTTCCCAAGAGGAAAAATACCCCTGTCGATACGCCTTCCTCTCTGTCACCTGTCATTCCCTCCGTCCCTTCCCCCGCCCCTCCACCGAGCTCTCCCATGGAGAACTACCCCGTCAATGTCGTACCGTACATGCTGCAGGGCATGACAATCGAGCTGGGGCCTGAAGATCGACTGGTCAGAGACGAGATGGTGGTTAGTCCGGTGCAGCCGATCCGCCATGACTTCTTGGCCATTGCAGAGGTGAACCGCTTCGTCCCTTTCCATAAGAAAGCTCTGCTTCGCCACACCATCGAAGGTTTGCTCCATGAGTCCAACTTTTTCCCCACAGAAGTTGACGATTATCCACTAGGTATTGGCATCTTTGGTTTCGTGGATTCGGTTGTGAGAGATGTTGTAGTGGGCACGACCTTTGAgctagatgaggatgaggataACCAAGGCACcattgtttcttttgttcctcacGATGCTGCTATCAATATGCGCCAAACTACCCTTGGGCCTCAAGTGTGGTTGCTTTATATTGGTTTTCCGCATGATTATCAGACGTCTCATTACATTCATAAGTCTGTGGACAAGTTTGGTGAGCTTATAACTTGGAATAATCCTAGAGGAGACAGGAAGTTTGTTCTGATCAAAGCTCGTGTTCTTAGTTTGCGCTGGGTCCCCAAAAGCTTTGTTATGCATTAGCTGGGTGGAGAGCGCCATTGCTGGACGGTCTGTGTCACAATCTTGCGCAGCAATGATTGGAACGCACATATCCCGGATGTGCCGCCAGCGGACATGGATCCACCTCCTGCTGATGGCATCCCCCACCCCCTGTTCGGACAAGGCCTCACTGCGGAGCAGATGTACCAAGCACAGCTGCACAATTGGCTTGCTCAGAATGCTGCGCCAAACCAAGCGGATGCTACTCCGCACCACAATGATGCGCAAGGACATGATGTTCACTTCCCTGCTGGTTGGGGTGCATGGCCACCGTCTCCACCGCCTGCTCTGTATAACTTTCAAGCATGGTTGACAGTGGAAGGCCTTCAGGTTCAGGATGGGATTTTTCAGGATAGTCCAGGTACTGCTTGGAACGACTCTTTCTCTGCATATGACAGTTCAGATTCCAGTGAAACAGTTTCAGACAGTTATATCTTGGTTCCCagcaacatcttccatgctatgACAGTTGGGGAAAGCTCTGCCATGCCTGACAACAGTATTGTCCCTAGTCCGGCTCCTAATGCTGCCCTGGAAATTCACGTCTCCTTGTCTGCTGCTGGTCTTCAGTTTGCTATGACTGCACAGGGTGATATTGTCAATTCTATGCTGATTCATACAAGCTTCCCCTTTGTCAGGCTCAACTCCTTCCTCAGGTCTGCAATCATGCCCAT
The sequence above is a segment of the Aegilops tauschii subsp. strangulata cultivar AL8/78 chromosome 6, Aet v6.0, whole genome shotgun sequence genome. Coding sequences within it:
- the LOC141026016 gene encoding uncharacterized protein — translated: MTPSKKRYPHYQKLVYEIYLTAKKVAHYFQEHSVTVISDTPLSEIMSNRDATVQVAKWVIELLPLDIKFEAKKAIKSQALVEFLAEWIEQEQPVLSVPEHWAMFFDSSKMLHGFGAGVVFVSPKDGFNPEDSAKNVFLEHLHSPTIKEDPFVEEPLQQVGPSNPTVVDIPAVIDLVEEILVITPKWIEPYLAYLLRQELPEDEAEARQMVRRPKAFTVMGDQLYKKSTTGVTQRCISPEEGPKILQEIHSGTCGHHASSRTLVAKAFRAMFYWHRANEVARDIVDQCVGCQFYVNQSHKSASSLKTIPLTWPFVVWGLDMVGTLRIGESGFTHLLVAVDKFTKWIEAKPIKKLDSATAIQFITEIIFIFGVPHSITTDNGSNFDSDEFHEFCYTQGTRVDYASVVHP